A genomic stretch from Candidatus Deferrimicrobiaceae bacterium includes:
- a CDS encoding AIR synthase family protein, with amino-acid sequence MKAQMPAIGKVSSEIFDEVILPRLGRKRPEILVGPQHGVDVGIVDLGNGKVMVTTTDPIFVVPPYGWERSAWFAVHILASDAATSGIRPAYITMDLNLPLSMTREDFEALWAVVHRECDKIGMAIITGHTGRYEGCEYPMIGGATVIGIGPKDRYVTPTMARPGDTVLITKGAAIEAAGLFAVTFPQRVAERYGEKVAREAEEIFWQMSVVEDALTAVEVGVRENGVTSMHDATECGVWGGLFEVAQASGVGMTIDKEKIIVQDPVRKVCDLFDIDPYTSISEGTLILTCRPHKAQEVVRRLGDKGILVSMVGEVVDSRQGLRCFEHGKSRELVHPKVDPFWAAFGKAASQGR; translated from the coding sequence GTGAAAGCGCAGATGCCCGCCATCGGCAAGGTATCCTCGGAAATCTTCGATGAGGTCATCCTCCCCCGACTGGGCCGGAAGCGTCCGGAAATCCTGGTGGGTCCCCAGCATGGGGTGGATGTGGGGATCGTCGATCTGGGCAACGGAAAGGTGATGGTGACCACGACCGATCCGATCTTCGTCGTCCCCCCCTACGGATGGGAACGTTCCGCCTGGTTCGCCGTCCACATCCTCGCTTCCGATGCGGCCACCTCCGGGATCCGGCCGGCCTACATCACCATGGACCTGAATCTCCCCCTGTCGATGACCCGGGAGGACTTCGAGGCGCTATGGGCGGTGGTCCATCGGGAGTGCGACAAGATCGGCATGGCGATCATCACCGGGCACACCGGCCGCTACGAAGGGTGCGAATATCCCATGATCGGCGGGGCCACCGTGATCGGCATCGGGCCCAAAGACCGATACGTGACCCCAACGATGGCGCGGCCGGGGGATACCGTCCTCATCACCAAGGGGGCGGCCATCGAAGCCGCCGGCCTGTTCGCCGTCACCTTCCCCCAACGGGTGGCGGAACGATACGGGGAGAAGGTGGCCCGGGAAGCCGAGGAGATCTTCTGGCAGATGTCGGTCGTGGAGGATGCCCTCACCGCCGTGGAGGTCGGGGTGCGGGAAAACGGCGTCACCTCCATGCACGATGCGACCGAGTGCGGCGTATGGGGCGGCCTGTTCGAGGTCGCCCAGGCGTCGGGAGTCGGCATGACGATCGACAAGGAGAAGATCATCGTGCAGGACCCGGTGCGGAAGGTGTGCGACCTGTTCGACATCGACCCCTACACGTCGATCAGCGAGGGGACCCTGATTCTCACCTGCCGGCCGCACAAGGCGCAGGAAGTGGTCCGGCGGCTGGGCGACAAGGGAATCCTCGTCAGCATGGTGGGGGAGGTCGTGGATTCGCGGCAGGGGTTGCGATGTTTCGAACACGGGAAGTCCCGGGAACTGGTTCATCCCAAAGTGGACCCTTTCTGGGCCGCCTTCGGCAAAGCGGCATCC